A window of Nonomuraea angiospora genomic DNA:
CCGGCCAGGCCACCCCGGTGCCCGCCAACGTGCTCCAGCTCATCCCCGAAGGGCCGGTGCTCGACCCGGCCAGGGCGGCCAGGCCCCTGCTCGAAGGGGGCCGGTCGCAGGCCGCGGGTCAGTAGCCGCGGTAGCCGCCGCCGGTCTTCAGCCCGACCACGCCGGGCACGTTCGAGACCGAGCCGTAGCGCTCGATGGCGTACCGGACGCCCGCGATGATGTTGTCCACCGGGTTGTAGACGTTGTCGTGTCCCGGCAGCTTCCAGCGCTGGAAGGTGGGGTCGATCGTCTGCATCAGCCCCTTGGACGGCGTGCCTCTGGCCGCGTTGGAGTCCCAGGTGTTGACGCTGTTCGGATTGCCGCCGGACTCGTGCCGGATGATCGTGTAGATGTCGTTGACGTTCATCTTCTCGACCGGGTAGCCGTTGGCCTTGAGGATCTCGACGGCCTGGTTGATCCAGCCGGCGATCTGTCCTTGAGGGGCGGGCCCGCCGCCGGGCGGGGGCGGGCCGCTGGGGCCGTACCCGGCGAACCCGGAGCTCGACGAGCCCGTGCTCGCGGCCAGCGCGGTCGTGCCCGGCTCCTGCCGCGCGGGCGACCAGCCGAGCGCCCTGCCCGCGCGGGGGGCGAAGGGCTGCGCGTCCGGCTCGCCCAGCTCGGCGGCGACGTCCGGGATCGTTGCGAGCGCCTTCTGGATCTTTCCCGCCGTGTCGGACAGGACCGTGCCGGTGTCGGCCACAAGCTGCCGCAGCGTGCCGCGGGCCTGGTCGAGCGCGGGTTTCAGGCTCTGGGCGACCTGCTCCTCGGTGGGCCGCGGCTCGCGGCCCCGCACCTCCTGCGCGGCGGCGGCGTAGGCGTGGCAGGTCTCCAGCGCCCGCGACTCGGCCGAGCGCAGCGTGCTCGCGGCGGCGTCGAGGTGGCCCGCGCACTCCTGCAGCGCCTGCCGCAGCCCGTCGCCGCAGCGCACCACCTGGCCCATGTAGCCGGTGAACGCCTCCGCGCTGCCGCCCTGCCACGCGCCGCCCACGCCGGCGGTCGCGGTGCGGATCGCCTCGGTGTGCCGCTGACCGGTGCCGGCGGCGGCGCGCCAGGCGTTCGCCGCCGAGGCGATCCCGCCCGGGTCGCCGATCACCTTGGCGGCCAGGTCGGCCAGCTCGGCGCCACCCGGCGCGGCTCTGACCTCGTCGAGCGGGCTCATGATCGAACCGCGCCGCCATCGGCGTCGATGACGGTGCGCCGGACGGCGTCGAGCGTGCGCTCGACCGCCTCCAGCCGGCCGCCCAGGGTCCGCGCCGCCAGCTCGGAGACCCGCGCCAGGTCGGCCGCCGCCGTGGCCAGGGCCGCGGACCCGGACACGTCCCCGAACGCCGCCGCGCCCGGCGCCTGGCCCTTGATGCCCGAGAACGCGCCGGCCGCCGCACCGGCCGCCTCGGCGCACCCGGCCAGCGCGTCGCGCTGGAACTTGAGCATCCCGCTCCTTCCCGTCAACGCCGGAACAGCTCCAGCAGTTCGTCCGCCCGATGGGTGCGGGCGATCCACACCTCGCGCCCGCGGCGCTCACGCGTGATCAGCCGCCCGGCCCGCAGCCGGTCGCAGTGGTACGTGAGGCCGCTGGGCGCGATCTTCATGTCGGTGGCCAGCATCGACATGGTCATGGGCTGGTCGAGCGCGCACAGCAGGTCCGCGCGGACCGGCCCCACGAGCGCCGTCAGCTCGTCCACGGCCGGCGCGACGGGCTTGCGCCACAACGAGTCCGCCCCGCGCACGGGGTAGGCGATCCACACCGCCTCCGGGTCGTCCAGGCCGAGGATCAGGGCGTCCTTGCCGGCCAGCATCGGCACCAGGACGATCTTGCGGTCGCCCAGCTCGAACGTGCCGGGTTCGAGGTCCGGGATGAGCAGGCCGCGCTCGCCGTACACGATGCGCTCGCTGAGTGCGCCGAGCAGCAGTTCGGGGCCGCCGCGCACGGTGGCGACGCCGACCCGTTCGATCTCCCTGTCCAGCAGCGGGCGGCCGCGCTTCCACAGGGGCTCGGTGGTGTTCCAGACGTCGGCCAGGGCGCCGGCGTAGCCGAGCAGCCAGCGGCCCGGCCGCTCGGCCGCCGACCGCCAGTGCGCCGGCAGCGGCCCCGGGCCGAACGCCTGCTCGAGGTCCGTGATCAGGCGGTCGGGCGGCGTGTCGTGCAGGGCGCTGATCTGGGCCTGCATGGAGACGTCCTGGCCGATGGGCGTGTGCGGCACCAGGATGTCCGGCGCGACGGAGTGGCCGGGTGCGGCCAGCGGGCGTACGGCCTCGTGGCCCAGCGGGCCGACGCGCGAGCTGATCGCGCGCCGCCAGAGTTCGGGCAGGCCGCGGCGGCGGCCGGCGAGGGCGTCGGCGATCATGGCGAGGACGGTCAGGTTGGGCGAGACGGAGACATATAGCCGGGGTGTGGAGCTCACGCGCAGCTCGCTCCAGACCTTGGTGCTTGTTACTTGGGCCCCCACAGGTAGGACTGTAGACAGGGAAGACATCTCCGGAGGAATGCTTCGAGAATGCTCGAAACGTCCGTAAGCGGGATGATCAACTTCTACGTGATGCGAACGCTCCGGCTTTCCGTGACGCGCGTCCGCCGCTCTGGGCTCACGTTCATGGTGTGTCCTTTTTGTGGTGCTGTGCTGTGATTTATCGAGAACTTACGCCCCTCCACTAACTTCTCGCTTAAAAGGCTCTAACAGACACTTGTCCATCACTGGCACCACATACCGCGCACCGAGGGTCGGCAATCTTGCACCCCGGGTCAAGAGATCGCCTCCTGTGAGTGGGTTTTTCCAACCTCCCTCGTCCCCGGCCCGGTGGCCGGGTCACCCCTCGGGATGCAAGGCTTCCCGCATCCGCCCCGGTCCCCCTGCGAACGGGTGGCCGGGGTGGAATCCCCGCAGGGCACTGGAAGGAGTGCGTATGAGTCAAGTAGCCGGCCGCGTCGAGGCCAAGCGGATCAACGACCACGTGGAGCTCATTCACGTCGATCACCCGGACGCGGTGTTGGAAGTACCGCGCCGCGACTGGGAGTCGTTCACCGCGGCGGTCAAGGCGGGCTCGTTCGACCTCGAGACGCTCAACCGGTTGGCCGAGGAGAACGTGGCCTGACG
This region includes:
- a CDS encoding ArsR/SmtB family transcription factor, translating into MSSTPRLYVSVSPNLTVLAMIADALAGRRRGLPELWRRAISSRVGPLGHEAVRPLAAPGHSVAPDILVPHTPIGQDVSMQAQISALHDTPPDRLITDLEQAFGPGPLPAHWRSAAERPGRWLLGYAGALADVWNTTEPLWKRGRPLLDREIERVGVATVRGGPELLLGALSERIVYGERGLLIPDLEPGTFELGDRKIVLVPMLAGKDALILGLDDPEAVWIAYPVRGADSLWRKPVAPAVDELTALVGPVRADLLCALDQPMTMSMLATDMKIAPSGLTYHCDRLRAGRLITRERRGREVWIARTHRADELLELFRR
- a CDS encoding transglycosylase SLT domain-containing protein gives rise to the protein MSPLDEVRAAPGGAELADLAAKVIGDPGGIASAANAWRAAAGTGQRHTEAIRTATAGVGGAWQGGSAEAFTGYMGQVVRCGDGLRQALQECAGHLDAAASTLRSAESRALETCHAYAAAAQEVRGREPRPTEEQVAQSLKPALDQARGTLRQLVADTGTVLSDTAGKIQKALATIPDVAAELGEPDAQPFAPRAGRALGWSPARQEPGTTALAASTGSSSSGFAGYGPSGPPPPGGGPAPQGQIAGWINQAVEILKANGYPVEKMNVNDIYTIIRHESGGNPNSVNTWDSNAARGTPSKGLMQTIDPTFQRWKLPGHDNVYNPVDNIIAGVRYAIERYGSVSNVPGVVGLKTGGGYRGY